The Bacteroidota bacterium sequence GTTTTATTGATTTCAGAAGTTAAGTAGTGTGCAATTTTAGTTTGTACAGGTGATAAACTCAAAATAAATGAGACAATCAAGAATATCGCTAAAAATACAAGCGAGATCCTCAATATTATTTCTCTTAGCCTTTTGATAGTAATCTTTTATTAAATTTGCACTTTAATTAAATGGGAAATACCAAATTAAAACAAACACCACTACATGCTGGTTTTACGTTCGGATATTTGGTATAACTTTCAAAAATATAATTTATCAACTTAAAAGCACATATTTTGTGCCAAAAATTAAAATTAATTTGGAAGATATATTTATACTAGGAATTGAGACCTCTTGCGATGATACAAGTGCCTCTGTTATTAAAAACGGAAAAATCCTTTCGAATGTTGTTGCAACGCAGAAAGTTCATGAAGAATATGGTGGTGTTGTTCCCGAATTAGCCTCAAGAGCACATCAGCAAAACATCATTCCAGTTGTTGATGCTGCCATAAAAAAATCAGGCATTAGCAAATCAAAACTTAGTGCTGTTGCATTCACAAGAGGTCCGGGATTAATGGGGTCATTACTTGTAGGCACTTCGTTTGCTAAATCACTTTCCATGTCACTCAACATACCGTTGATAGAAGTTAATCACATGCAGGGACACATCCTTGCAAACTTTATTCAGGACGGAGATATGACGAATCCCGAATTTCCATTCCTTACACTGGTTATTTCGGGTGGGCACACTCAGATAGTAAAAGTTTCTAATTATTTCGATATGGAAATACTTGGAGAGACAATAGATGATGCTGCCGGTGAAGCCTTTGACAAAAGTGCTAAAATATTAGGCCTGCCATATCCAGGAGGCCCGCTAATAGATAAATACGCAAAAGAAGGTAATCCAAAAGCATTTAAGTTTACCAAACCGAGAGTTGACGGTTACAACTTCAGCTTTAGCGGATTAAAAACCAACATACTTTACTTTATACAAAAACAAGAAAAGGAAAATCCGAAATTTGTTGAAGAAAACCTTTATGATCTTTGTGCTTCAATACAATATACAATAGTTGAAATACTAATGGATAAATTAAAGAAAGCAGTAAAAGAAACATCGATAAAGGAAGTTGCCATTGCAGGAGGAGTATCGGCTAACAGTGAAATTAGATCAAGATTTAGAAAAGCTGAAACAGACTGGAACTGGAAGTCGCATATACCAAAGTTTGAATTTACTACCGACAACGCTGCAATGATAGCAATTGTGGGATATTTAAAATATTTAGAAAAAGAATTCAGCGATATTTCAATTGCTGCAAAAGCAAGATATAGCTTGTAATTTTTTTTGGCTGAAATTATTACAAATTTAATTTCAGCCTTTTTCTTATAAAAAAAACACACCCTCCTCT is a genomic window containing:
- the tsaD gene encoding tRNA (adenosine(37)-N6)-threonylcarbamoyltransferase complex transferase subunit TsaD, whose translation is MNLEDIFILGIETSCDDTSASVIKNGKILSNVVATQKVHEEYGGVVPELASRAHQQNIIPVVDAAIKKSGISKSKLSAVAFTRGPGLMGSLLVGTSFAKSLSMSLNIPLIEVNHMQGHILANFIQDGDMTNPEFPFLTLVISGGHTQIVKVSNYFDMEILGETIDDAAGEAFDKSAKILGLPYPGGPLIDKYAKEGNPKAFKFTKPRVDGYNFSFSGLKTNILYFIQKQEKENPKFVEENLYDLCASIQYTIVEILMDKLKKAVKETSIKEVAIAGGVSANSEIRSRFRKAETDWNWKSHIPKFEFTTDNAAMIAIVGYLKYLEKEFSDISIAAKARYSL